A single region of the Pseudomonas sp. VD-NE ins genome encodes:
- a CDS encoding PLP-dependent aminotransferase family protein, which translates to MPDSPTLSMPFNPAGIELDRRQGLSSQLYQALRLRVLDGRLASGTRLPASRDLATALGISRNSVVRAYDQLYAEGFIEGRVGDGTYVAQLMPVASSAKKLSTKVSTGFSTGLPTALSTNWLDLPVIPSSKVIHSGGFSRIENNHLSKPPSGPPRAFRVGVPAFDLFPFEVWAKLNAAFWRKPDLEQLCYGDPSGDARLRAMIAAYLRSSRGMQCSPEQIVITSGAQQGISLCAQLLVEPGDGVAIENPGYRAAGHAFAVAGARLHGIAVDEEGMDCSALSATGDCRVAYVTPSHQYPTGVVMSLARRLELLAWAERNQGWIVEDDYDGEYRYTGAPLAPLAALDRQGRVLYVGTFGKVAFPALRLGYLVLPPALVDAFSQRRAVDVRHSEVSTQAVMAEFMAAGHFQRHIRRMRRAALSRRNTLLDGWPAAIAGVGDLPAVSAGLHLTVTVDSIERERQLIEQATRVGVEINGLSSYWLPDSTVPLDRRAGLVLGFAAVPEPAIKAALIRLRQAWQL; encoded by the coding sequence ATGCCCGATTCGCCGACGTTATCCATGCCCTTCAACCCTGCGGGTATCGAGCTTGATCGCCGTCAGGGTTTGAGTAGTCAGCTCTATCAGGCGTTGCGCCTGCGGGTACTGGATGGAAGGCTGGCGAGTGGTACGCGGTTACCGGCCAGTCGCGATCTGGCAACGGCGTTGGGCATTTCCCGCAACAGCGTGGTGCGCGCCTACGATCAACTGTATGCCGAAGGCTTTATCGAAGGGCGGGTAGGGGATGGCACCTACGTCGCACAATTGATGCCGGTAGCGAGCTCTGCGAAAAAATTATCCACAAAAGTATCCACAGGGTTTTCAACAGGCTTACCCACAGCCTTATCCACAAATTGGCTGGATTTGCCTGTGATTCCATCCAGTAAAGTTATCCACAGCGGTGGTTTTTCGCGCATTGAAAACAACCATTTGTCCAAGCCACCGAGTGGCCCGCCGCGTGCCTTTCGGGTCGGGGTTCCGGCGTTTGATCTGTTCCCGTTTGAGGTGTGGGCCAAGCTGAATGCGGCTTTCTGGCGCAAACCGGATCTGGAGCAACTGTGCTATGGCGATCCGTCCGGCGATGCGCGTCTGCGTGCAATGATCGCCGCCTATCTGCGCAGTTCGCGCGGCATGCAGTGCTCGCCTGAACAAATAGTGATCACCAGCGGCGCGCAGCAAGGAATCAGCCTTTGTGCACAGTTGCTGGTAGAGCCGGGCGATGGCGTGGCGATCGAGAATCCGGGCTACCGCGCGGCCGGTCATGCGTTCGCGGTGGCGGGCGCTCGTTTGCACGGCATTGCCGTGGACGAAGAGGGCATGGATTGCTCGGCGTTGTCAGCCACCGGCGATTGTCGGGTGGCCTATGTGACGCCGTCTCATCAATACCCGACCGGCGTGGTGATGAGCCTTGCCCGACGCCTCGAACTGCTCGCCTGGGCCGAGCGCAACCAAGGCTGGATCGTCGAGGATGACTACGATGGCGAATACCGCTACACCGGTGCGCCGCTGGCACCGTTGGCAGCACTCGATCGACAGGGGCGAGTGCTGTATGTCGGCACCTTCGGCAAGGTTGCGTTCCCGGCATTGCGCCTTGGTTATCTGGTGCTGCCCCCGGCGCTGGTCGATGCCTTCTCGCAACGCCGGGCGGTGGATGTCCGGCATTCCGAGGTGAGTACCCAGGCGGTGATGGCTGAGTTCATGGCGGCCGGGCATTTCCAGCGGCATATCCGACGCATGCGCCGTGCCGCGCTGAGTCGCCGCAATACCTTGCTCGACGGATGGCCGGCAGCTATTGCCGGTGTGGGCGATTTACCCGCCGTTTCCGCCGGACTGCATTTGACGGTGACCGTCGACAGCATCGAGCGCGAGCGGCAACTGATCGAACAGGCCACCCGCGTGGGCGTGGAGATCAACGGCTTGAGCAGTTACTGGCTGCCTGATTCCACTGTGCCGCTGGACCGGCGTGCCGGCTTGGTGCTGGGCTTCGCTGCCGTACCTGAGCCGGCGATCAAAGCGGCGCTGAT
- a CDS encoding FMN-binding negative transcriptional regulator, with protein MYTPRAFAIEELSQLHELILATRLAILVTHGENGLQASHVPVLLHCEQGEYGTLYGHLARANPQWKDLRDGAEAMLIFAGADAYVSPGFYPSKAEHGKVVPTWNYIAVHAYGHAETFSDGGRLLDIVSTLTDRHESGRAQPWSVEDAPADYIDGMLKAIVGFAIPIDRLEGKRKLSQNRSAEDIAGVREGLAASPEINDQTLARLMR; from the coding sequence ATGTACACGCCACGCGCCTTTGCCATCGAAGAGTTGTCCCAACTGCACGAACTGATTCTCGCCACCCGCCTCGCCATTCTGGTGACCCACGGCGAAAACGGTCTGCAAGCCAGTCATGTGCCAGTGCTGCTGCATTGTGAACAAGGCGAGTACGGCACGCTGTACGGGCACTTGGCGCGCGCCAATCCACAATGGAAAGACCTGCGCGACGGCGCCGAAGCCATGCTGATTTTTGCCGGTGCCGACGCCTACGTCAGCCCGGGCTTTTACCCGAGCAAGGCCGAACACGGCAAAGTCGTGCCGACCTGGAACTACATCGCCGTGCATGCCTATGGCCACGCCGAAACCTTCAGCGATGGCGGGCGCCTGCTCGACATCGTCAGCACCCTCACTGACCGTCATGAATCCGGCCGCGCCCAGCCGTGGTCAGTCGAGGACGCGCCCGCCGATTACATCGACGGCATGCTCAAAGCGATTGTCGGTTTCGCCATTCCCATCGACCGCCTCGAAGGCAAGCGCAAACTCAGCCAGAACCGCAGCGCCGAAGACATTGCCGGCGTGCGCGAAGGCCTGGCGGCCAGCCCCGAGATCAACGATCAAACCCTCGCCCGATTGATGCGCTAA
- a CDS encoding GNAT family N-acetyltransferase gives MSQIDIRPVSADDHAAWLPLWQAYLQFYNTELPDAVTDSTWQRFLDPGEPTHAALAWADGKAVGMVHYIYHRSNWSIENSCYLQDLLVIPETRGTGVGRLLIEHVYATAKADGCCKVHWLTHETNATAIQLYERIAERPGFIQFRKAL, from the coding sequence ATGAGTCAGATCGACATTCGCCCGGTCAGCGCGGACGACCACGCCGCGTGGCTGCCGCTGTGGCAGGCTTACCTGCAGTTCTACAACACCGAACTGCCAGACGCTGTAACCGACAGCACCTGGCAGCGCTTTCTGGACCCGGGCGAGCCAACCCACGCAGCATTGGCGTGGGCCGACGGTAAAGCCGTGGGCATGGTGCATTACATCTACCATCGCTCGAACTGGAGCATCGAAAACTCCTGCTACCTTCAAGACCTGCTGGTGATACCCGAAACCCGCGGCACCGGCGTCGGCCGCCTGTTGATCGAACACGTTTACGCCACGGCCAAGGCTGACGGCTGCTGCAAAGTGCACTGGCTGACCCACGAAACCAACGCCACCGCGATCCAGCTCTACGAGCGCATCGCCGAACGCCCCGGCTTCATCCAGTTTCGCAAAGCCCTTTAA
- a CDS encoding GNAT family protein, producing the protein MTASLADWKGVAAPTATLLEGRFIRLERLDPARHGDQLFAALEGPGADPKLWDYLPYGPFPERSVFDAWLNNHAAASDPYFFSVVDRASGQVQGLLSLMSIVPAQGRIEIGHVTFGAPMQRSPRSTEAVYLLAKHSFDLGYRRLEWKCNNGNARSKYAAERLGFSFEGVFRQHMVVKGQNRDTAWYSILDGEWPAIAAGFERWLSDENQTPDGQVKGLVECRS; encoded by the coding sequence ATGACCGCTTCACTCGCTGACTGGAAAGGCGTCGCCGCCCCCACCGCCACGTTGCTTGAAGGGCGTTTTATTCGCTTGGAAAGACTCGACCCGGCGCGCCACGGTGACCAGCTGTTCGCCGCACTCGAAGGCCCCGGTGCCGACCCGAAACTCTGGGATTACTTGCCCTACGGCCCGTTCCCGGAACGCAGCGTTTTCGACGCTTGGCTGAACAACCACGCGGCCGCCAGCGACCCGTATTTCTTCAGCGTCGTTGATCGCGCCAGCGGTCAGGTACAAGGCCTCCTCAGCCTGATGTCGATTGTCCCGGCCCAGGGCCGTATCGAAATCGGCCACGTCACCTTCGGCGCGCCAATGCAGCGTTCGCCGAGAAGCACCGAAGCGGTGTACCTGCTGGCCAAACACTCCTTCGACCTCGGCTACCGCCGCCTCGAATGGAAATGCAACAACGGCAACGCCCGCTCCAAATACGCCGCCGAGCGTCTGGGTTTCAGTTTTGAGGGTGTGTTTCGCCAGCACATGGTGGTCAAGGGGCAGAACCGCGACACCGCGTGGTACTCGATTCTGGATGGCGAGTGGCCGGCGATTGCGGCAGGTTTCGAGCGGTGGCTGTCCGATGAAAATCAGACGCCCGACGGGCAGGTGAAAGGGTTGGTCGAGTGCCGTTCCTGA
- a CDS encoding homocysteine S-methyltransferase family protein yields the protein MGAGSTIILDGGMGRELQRAGAPFRQPEWSALALSEAPQAVEGVHAAYIASGANVITTNSYAVVPFHIGEERFAAEGQALAALAGELARRAVQASGKSVRVAGSLPPLFGSYRPDLFNADRVTELLAPLVNGLAPHVDLWLAETQSSIVEARAIHAGLPKDGKPFWLSFTLKDEDTDEVPRLRSGEPVAEAAAVAAELGVETLLFNCSQPEVIGAAIDAARETFERLGVTINIGAYANAFPPQPKEATANDGLDPLREDLDPPGYLHWAIDWQQRGASHLGGCCGIGPEHIAVLAQKLG from the coding sequence ATGGGCGCAGGCAGCACGATTATTCTCGATGGCGGCATGGGCCGTGAGTTGCAGCGCGCCGGGGCGCCATTTCGTCAGCCGGAGTGGTCGGCACTGGCGCTAAGCGAGGCGCCGCAAGCGGTTGAGGGGGTACATGCCGCTTATATCGCCAGTGGCGCCAACGTGATTACCACCAACAGTTACGCCGTGGTGCCGTTCCATATTGGCGAAGAACGTTTCGCCGCCGAAGGGCAGGCGCTGGCCGCGTTGGCCGGTGAGCTGGCGCGGCGTGCGGTGCAGGCCTCGGGGAAATCCGTGCGGGTGGCCGGTTCATTGCCGCCGCTGTTTGGCTCCTATCGTCCGGATCTGTTCAACGCCGACCGAGTGACCGAGTTGCTGGCGCCCTTGGTCAATGGCCTGGCACCGCACGTTGATCTGTGGCTGGCGGAAACCCAGAGTTCGATCGTCGAGGCGCGAGCCATTCACGCCGGATTGCCGAAGGATGGCAAACCGTTCTGGTTGTCGTTCACCTTGAAGGACGAAGACACCGATGAAGTGCCGCGCCTGCGCTCTGGTGAGCCAGTCGCCGAAGCCGCGGCGGTGGCGGCTGAATTGGGCGTCGAGACGTTGTTGTTCAATTGCAGTCAGCCAGAAGTGATCGGTGCCGCGATTGATGCCGCGCGTGAAACCTTCGAGCGTCTGGGGGTGACGATAAACATTGGTGCTTACGCCAACGCGTTTCCGCCGCAGCCAAAAGAAGCCACGGCCAATGATGGACTCGATCCGCTACGCGAGGATCTGGATCCGCCGGGTTACTTGCACTGGGCGATTGATTGGCAGCAGCGCGGTGCCAGCCATTTGGGCGGTTGCTGCGGGATCGGGCCGGAGCACATTGCGGTGCTTGCGCAAAAGCTGGGGTGA
- a CDS encoding ABC transporter substrate-binding protein, with product MKFKPLLALGLTILAASTQAFAGATLDRIEQKKELVGVLMESYPPFSFLNDQNQLDGFDVDVAKAVADKLGVKLRLETPSWDVIAAGRWSGRYDICICSMTPSKARAEVFDFPVEYYASPAVIVVNAKDERIHAAKDLSGKKVGLTSASSYESYLNKNLVIEGAEDTQLQYPFDDVQIAPYDTDNVAFQDLGLGAGVRLDAILTNLVTAQPRLNQDKRFKLAGAPLYSEPNSVAIEKGDAQWDAKVREVFAQLKQDGTLSKLSQKWIGADISQ from the coding sequence GTGAAATTTAAACCGCTACTGGCCCTGGGCCTGACGATTCTGGCCGCTTCCACTCAAGCCTTTGCTGGCGCCACGCTGGATCGTATCGAGCAGAAGAAAGAGCTGGTCGGCGTGCTGATGGAAAGCTATCCACCGTTCTCGTTTCTCAATGATCAGAACCAACTCGATGGCTTCGACGTGGACGTCGCCAAAGCCGTAGCTGACAAGTTGGGCGTCAAGCTACGCCTGGAAACGCCGTCCTGGGACGTCATTGCCGCCGGCCGCTGGAGCGGGCGTTACGATATCTGCATCTGCTCAATGACGCCGAGCAAGGCCCGCGCCGAAGTATTCGACTTTCCGGTCGAGTACTACGCCTCACCCGCCGTGATCGTGGTCAACGCCAAGGATGAGCGGATTCACGCTGCCAAGGATCTGAGTGGCAAAAAAGTCGGCCTCACCAGCGCGTCCAGTTACGAAAGTTATCTGAACAAAAACCTGGTCATTGAAGGCGCCGAAGACACGCAGTTGCAGTACCCGTTCGACGACGTGCAGATCGCGCCGTACGATACCGACAACGTCGCCTTCCAGGACTTGGGGCTAGGCGCTGGCGTGCGCCTGGATGCGATCCTCACCAACCTCGTTACCGCGCAGCCACGCCTGAACCAAGACAAACGCTTCAAACTGGCCGGCGCGCCGCTGTACTCGGAGCCGAACTCGGTGGCCATCGAAAAGGGTGATGCGCAATGGGACGCCAAGGTGCGTGAAGTTTTTGCGCAACTGAAACAGGACGGCACCCTGAGCAAGCTGTCGCAAAAATGGATCGGCGCTGATATCAGCCAATGA
- a CDS encoding amino acid ABC transporter permease encodes MTSFPTPPQPPKPVAESRLQRLFGFRTRLYLTWAALFCLFAGFFLSFDLKFSIILDKLPNLVGLHLAPNGFLQGAALTLFLCVCSIVASSLLGFITALARLSKSAVAFGIASFYTSFFRGTPLLIQILLIYLGLPQLGIVPGAIVAGIIALSLNYGAYLSEIFRAGILGVDHGQREASLALGMRETVIFWRITLPQAMRTIIPPTTNQFISMLKDSSLISVMGVWEVMFLAQSYGRSSYRYIEMLTTAAIIYWLMSIGLELIQARMERHYGKAYVRRS; translated from the coding sequence ATGACTTCTTTCCCGACACCGCCACAGCCACCAAAACCGGTGGCTGAATCACGCCTGCAACGCCTGTTCGGTTTTCGAACGCGGCTGTACCTGACATGGGCAGCGCTGTTCTGCCTGTTCGCCGGGTTCTTCCTGAGCTTCGACCTGAAGTTCTCGATCATCCTCGACAAACTGCCCAATCTGGTCGGCCTGCACCTGGCGCCCAACGGCTTTTTGCAGGGCGCGGCGCTGACGCTTTTCCTCTGTGTATGCTCAATTGTCGCCTCGTCCCTGCTGGGCTTCATCACGGCATTGGCACGCCTGTCGAAAAGCGCCGTGGCGTTCGGCATCGCCAGTTTTTACACCTCGTTCTTTCGCGGCACGCCACTGCTCATTCAGATCCTGTTGATCTACCTGGGCTTGCCGCAACTGGGCATCGTGCCTGGCGCGATCGTCGCGGGCATCATTGCCTTGTCGCTGAACTACGGCGCCTATCTCAGCGAAATCTTTCGCGCCGGCATCCTCGGTGTCGACCACGGCCAACGCGAAGCTTCGCTGGCACTGGGTATGCGCGAGACCGTGATTTTCTGGCGCATTACCCTGCCGCAGGCCATGCGCACGATCATCCCGCCCACGACCAACCAGTTCATTTCGATGCTCAAGGACTCGTCGCTGATTTCGGTGATGGGCGTCTGGGAAGTGATGTTTCTCGCCCAGTCCTATGGGCGCTCAAGCTACCGTTACATCGAAATGCTGACGACGGCGGCGATCATTTACTGGTTGATGTCGATTGGCCTGGAGTTGATTCAGGCGCGCATGGAGCGGCATTACGGTAAGGCTTACGTGCGGCGGAGCTAG
- a CDS encoding helix-turn-helix domain-containing protein has product MVMTVLERMALIESIQEALADGTLEISEAVRRLRVEVTGLHQIQFAKMCKISVRTLIHIEHAEGNQTLRSLDSIFRLFGLKMGVVRVRREPH; this is encoded by the coding sequence ATGGTAATGACAGTTCTCGAACGCATGGCGCTCATCGAAAGCATTCAAGAGGCGTTGGCCGACGGGACATTGGAAATCAGCGAAGCCGTCCGCCGTTTACGAGTTGAGGTGACAGGGCTGCATCAAATCCAATTCGCTAAGATGTGCAAAATTTCGGTCCGCACGTTGATACACATAGAGCACGCTGAGGGTAATCAGACGTTGAGGTCGTTGGACTCAATATTCCGATTGTTTGGCCTGAAAATGGGCGTTGTGCGGGTACGCCGAGAGCCCCATTAA
- a CDS encoding autotransporter domain-containing protein, whose protein sequence is MPFPPQRLSLAIALLIAATAAHGKTVQIDTATTAAQTLGGSDTLTISAPGSITNSDKAVSLKDKTSGAGVVIDNAGKIVSSGGRAIDSSGDLSQARNYTIYNRSGGQILGANDALRIDSNFVSGSLVIDNSGVIRSTTGQGLDLDALRSDGVKTTIINRAGGLIRGDASDGMKTGANASITNYGEISTGDSHNADEKFDGIDIDSASGVSVTNYGVISGGRHGITTDLGATLINYGQITGRNGSGFGSDGDGTVINHGTITGAYSGLQANGDGDGVDIDKIAHIENYGIIQGVGAGGVDKGGFANGSEGIALGGGYILNASNALISGADSAILVDDGSGGSGLAATTLENFGTIQGLNGFGVKFVGEFTDNVINGGTISGSNGLALDLGGGNDSLTLRNGSRFVGVVDGGSGYDRVMMDDTAGGSFGASRNFEWLEVKQGAWTLTGSGDFSDGGAVRNGATLVNQGGIAGNLTIDAGGVYAGGGSVGSLNVNGTLRTDTRLGRATIVRDLNMGSAATLAYGVNADGSSAPVQVGGIANLNGATLAINPGSGTYPWQSHYTVLQAAQVNGTFGTVSSDYAFLTPTLAYTPTQVDLTYTRNDVAFNEFAATGNASNAANSLASMSKNNALYNALLNTSQSTAGAAIEQLAGASNANLSSATLGASSQVGSSMLSAMQQMGGSPGLMVGLDQRDTPVLAANGVPSEARNLNDPNARGRLWLQGIGGYGKLDGEHGSSGLEQRTKGSVLGADWSLNPAWRLGVLGGYSKTDLDATGVDGNVESWHAGVYALHQNGPIALRLGAAYSGHQGESKRTIAFNGFSDRPKGDYDADSQQAFAELGYAMGSGRLSAEPFASLGYQRYHRDSYQEKGGAAALQVDSQTQDNFSSTFGLRLAHLSSLDNGMSVTPRVAAGWKHTYGDVGSSTRQAFVTGGTAFSVDGSSLDRDSLVLEAGLDVGISARHTLGVGYSGEIGSNSRNHGLIGQWQMSF, encoded by the coding sequence ATGCCGTTCCCGCCCCAACGTCTGTCTCTCGCCATCGCCCTGTTGATCGCCGCCACGGCAGCCCACGGCAAAACCGTGCAGATCGACACCGCCACCACTGCAGCACAAACGCTGGGTGGCAGCGACACGTTGACGATTTCCGCGCCGGGCAGCATCACCAATAGCGACAAGGCCGTGAGCCTGAAAGACAAGACCAGTGGTGCGGGTGTGGTGATCGATAACGCCGGCAAAATCGTTTCCAGCGGTGGCCGGGCCATCGACAGCAGCGGCGACCTGAGCCAGGCACGCAACTACACAATCTATAACCGCAGCGGTGGGCAGATTCTCGGCGCCAACGACGCCTTGCGCATCGACAGCAATTTCGTCAGCGGCAGTTTGGTGATCGATAACAGCGGCGTGATTCGCTCCACCACCGGCCAGGGTCTGGACCTCGATGCGCTGCGCAGTGATGGTGTGAAGACCACCATTATCAACCGCGCCGGCGGGCTGATTCGCGGCGACGCCAGCGACGGCATGAAGACCGGCGCCAACGCGAGCATTACCAACTACGGCGAGATTTCCACCGGCGATTCGCACAATGCCGACGAGAAATTCGACGGCATCGATATCGACTCGGCGAGTGGCGTCAGCGTGACCAACTACGGGGTGATTTCCGGCGGCCGCCATGGCATCACCACCGATCTTGGCGCGACGCTGATCAACTACGGGCAGATCACCGGCCGCAATGGTTCCGGCTTCGGTTCCGACGGCGATGGCACGGTGATCAACCACGGCACCATCACCGGCGCTTACTCAGGCTTGCAAGCGAACGGTGACGGCGACGGCGTGGACATCGACAAGATCGCCCATATCGAAAACTACGGGATCATTCAGGGCGTCGGTGCCGGCGGTGTGGACAAGGGCGGTTTCGCCAATGGCAGCGAGGGTATCGCGTTGGGTGGCGGTTACATCCTCAACGCCAGCAACGCTTTGATCAGCGGTGCCGACAGCGCCATTCTGGTCGACGATGGCAGCGGCGGCTCGGGACTGGCGGCGACCACACTGGAAAACTTCGGCACCATCCAAGGCCTCAACGGTTTCGGCGTGAAGTTCGTCGGTGAATTCACCGACAACGTCATCAACGGCGGCACGATCAGCGGCAGCAATGGCCTGGCGCTGGATCTGGGCGGTGGCAACGACAGCCTGACCTTGCGCAACGGCAGTCGCTTTGTCGGCGTGGTGGATGGCGGCAGTGGTTACGACCGGGTGATGATGGATGACACGGCCGGTGGCAGCTTCGGCGCCAGTCGCAACTTCGAATGGCTGGAGGTCAAGCAAGGTGCGTGGACACTCACAGGCAGCGGCGACTTCAGCGACGGCGGTGCCGTGCGCAACGGCGCAACACTGGTCAACCAGGGCGGTATTGCTGGCAACCTGACCATCGACGCCGGCGGTGTGTATGCCGGTGGCGGTTCGGTGGGTAGCCTCAACGTCAACGGCACCTTGCGCACCGACACCCGCCTCGGTCGCGCAACCATCGTTCGTGATTTGAACATGGGCAGCGCAGCCACCCTCGCCTACGGCGTCAATGCCGATGGCAGCAGCGCGCCCGTACAAGTCGGCGGCATCGCCAATCTCAACGGCGCAACGCTCGCAATCAACCCCGGCAGCGGCACCTATCCCTGGCAGAGCCACTACACCGTTCTGCAAGCGGCACAGGTCAACGGCACTTTCGGCACAGTCAGCAGCGACTATGCGTTTCTGACGCCGACCCTCGCCTACACACCCACCCAAGTCGACCTGACCTACACCCGCAATGACGTGGCGTTCAATGAGTTCGCCGCGACCGGTAACGCCAGCAACGCCGCCAACAGCCTGGCCTCGATGAGCAAGAACAATGCGCTGTACAACGCCTTGCTCAATACCAGCCAAAGCACGGCTGGCGCGGCGATCGAGCAACTGGCCGGCGCCAGCAACGCCAACCTCAGCAGCGCCACCCTCGGCGCCAGCAGTCAGGTCGGCAGCAGCATGCTCTCGGCGATGCAGCAAATGGGCGGCAGCCCGGGACTGATGGTTGGCCTCGATCAGCGCGACACACCGGTACTGGCGGCCAATGGCGTGCCGTCCGAGGCGCGCAATCTGAATGATCCGAACGCTCGCGGCCGGCTCTGGCTGCAAGGCATCGGCGGCTACGGCAAACTCGATGGCGAACACGGCAGCAGTGGTCTCGAACAACGCACCAAGGGCAGCGTGCTGGGCGCCGACTGGTCACTGAATCCGGCATGGCGCCTGGGTGTACTGGGCGGCTATTCAAAAACCGATCTGGATGCGACCGGCGTCGACGGCAACGTCGAGAGCTGGCATGCCGGCGTCTACGCGTTGCACCAGAACGGCCCGATCGCTTTGCGCCTCGGCGCGGCGTACAGCGGTCATCAGGGCGAGAGCAAACGCACCATCGCCTTCAATGGTTTCAGCGACCGCCCGAAAGGCGATTACGACGCCGACAGCCAGCAAGCCTTCGCCGAACTCGGCTACGCCATGGGCAGTGGCCGGCTCAGCGCCGAGCCGTTTGCCAGCCTCGGCTATCAGCGCTACCACCGCGATAGCTATCAGGAAAAAGGTGGCGCTGCCGCGCTGCAAGTCGACAGCCAGACCCAAGACAATTTCAGCAGCACCTTCGGCCTGCGCCTGGCGCACTTGAGCAGTCTCGACAACGGCATGAGCGTGACACCGCGCGTGGCCGCTGGCTGGAAACACACCTATGGCGATGTCGGCAGCTCGACGCGTCAGGCGTTTGTGACTGGTGGCACGGCGTTCAGTGTCGATGGCAGCTCGCTGGATCGTGACAGCCTGGTGCTGGAGGCCGGGCTGGATGTGGGAATCTCGGCGCGGCATACCTTGGGTGTGGGATACAGCGGCGAGATCGGCAGCAACAGTCGTAATCACGGGCTGATCGGTCAGTGGCAGATGAGTTTTTGA